The Salvelinus alpinus chromosome 22, SLU_Salpinus.1, whole genome shotgun sequence DNA window CTGATACACAAAAGTTTAACCATAAGGCTCCAGGGCTGAACACATACATACACTGTAAACCCGTAGTCATTTAGCACTGAGCAGAGACGGGGGAATGCTCAAAACTCAGTAGGAGTTTGCCGTGTTGCtatgcagacaggcagagagctgGTGTGTAACAGGATATCTCTGCTCATTTGAAGCACCAGTCAGAATGCTACGCAGCTGCAACTCTAACCCAGCACCTATTACACACAGGGCTCAGAGCCACATAGCCCTCTGCAAACAGACAGCACATTGAGAGTATGAAGAGTATGAGTGGAATAAacatcacctgtaacccatcccACCCTCCCATCTGGGGCTAAGGGGAGGTGCATTGGTGCCGGCCTGTgtttgcgtatgtgtgtgtgtggatgagttTACTGTGTGCATGTGTAGATTTAGGTTTAGCAGCTGTCCTCACCTTTCTCATTTAATCCCTGTGGTgcttagtgtgtgtgtacctgttgctCCCCTCATTCTCCATGGTGTTGCCGTGCAGGGTGAGTGTATGTAGGAAGGGCAGGGCGCCCAGCTTATCCACCTCTGAAAGGTTACAGATGCTGTTACCATGGAGATACAACACCCGCAGTTCCTTCAGCTCCACCAGgacctgggacacacacacacacacacagggtttagAGTGATCACTGCTAATGTACTAGAGCCCTTCATTTGACCCTCCTGCCAGGCTGTGGCTGTTCAGGGAGACAGTAGACTTGTCTCAAATTACAcaatatcccctatatagtgcactacttttgaccaaagccacTGTATGTACGTGACTACGTGGACTCAACTCACTGGGTCTATGTGTGAGATGTCGTTGAAGGACAGGTCGACCCAGGCGAGCTGTGAGGGCTCTGAGAGGAAGGCTGAGACCGTATTATTGAAGCCACTCAAGTctgtgatgatgttgttgttgagacGCAGCGAGCGGCTGCAGAACTTCTTCTCTGCATTTCGCTTCAGTGGCCGCAAGCCCTGATTTGGCTCCTCCGTCAGAGCGTCTGAGAGAGAAGTTGTGTGAGAGGACTTAGAGGTGCCATTGAGAATAGGAAAGGAAGCCACAACTCTATTGAGACACAGCCAcaagagggtagagagcagtggaggctgctgaggggaggatggctcatagtaATAGCTGGAATGAAGTCAATGGAAGGGTATCAAACAAATCagacgtggtttccatgtggttgataccattccattgactccattccagccattactatgagccatcctcccctcagcaaccgCCACTGGTAAAGAGTGTTGAGGAAGAAGTACAACGCTCTGAATTGCATCTCAATAGTGGAATCCTTTCCTTCATCCGCATTAATAGTCATGTGAAAGAACCTGCTGGTTTACCTGTCATTGAGCTGAGGCATTTGAATGATAAATCCACAGGAGCGCCATACATTTTTACAGCCTTTTGGCTAACCTGTATGATGATAAATATAATATTTAAATGAATCCAGCTAATTTAAAAGAGGACTCCTGTATCATCTTTGCACATAGCCTAGCTATTTTGTCCATgctaacgttaacgttagctacAAATCAAACAACGTCTATTCACTTGACTTTATCTCTGTTCAAGGCATACAAAACACAAATGACATAGCTACATTTCTTCATAAAGAACTAGAGTTCTGCCTACAACGAATTAAACATAATTGAGCTATTTTACCCATAAAAAACCCCACACACAGCTCGCTAGCTATCATGTGCTAGACACTTGTTTGTTTTTTTCATCACAATGAGCGAGAACTACACTACAACAGTCGGTTTCCAAGGAGACGAGTCTTCGGAATGTGGGAATTGTAGTTTAAATATTTAATTAaacgtatttattttatttattaaattgtACATTGTTGCAGAAAACCCAGTGAATAATATTCAGAAATGTCCCCATACAATAGAATGGTGTATACGTTTGAATAATTACTATTAATGTTTTATTCATAAGATATTATTAACTGAAAACTACAGTAAATCTTTATTCGCTCACAAAATGGCGAGTTCTGCACAACATAACCAATTGACGTCTTGCAGCTCTGAAGGCATCCAATAGGAAGGCTTGATAATCACCAGCGCCGAAATTTGAAAGAGTAGACTTCTTAGCACTTCGAAAGTAGACTTCTTAGCACTTCGAAACACAAAGTTGTTTTGGTAAGCGGGTGCTACCTAGATTTTGGTATTTTCGAGACGGAATTGATAAATGTTTTCTACATATAGCTAGCTAATTGCAAAGGTAAGACATACTTCTGCTCGTTAATAATGGTTTAATTAACAAGCTACTGTAACGTTTAGTTTGCTAGTCTCACTGCCAGTGTTAgctagtagctaacgttagcactgAGAGTGACGTTAGCTCGCTAGCCGTTAGGTAGTAACCAGAAATTCCTTTCTTTAATTTCTGACACCTCCTGCTTAAAACCCAAAAAGTCAGAAGGATCGTGAGGCCCCGCTTTCACGGTCTGTATTCATACTGAAAATCAAGATCAAGCGAGCTTTTGCCCTTCTGCTCCACGGGAGGTTTCTGTCCTCCCTGAGCTCGCCTTAGGACTTAAGTACCACTTATAGCTGTcgagtagctagctaacgttagctattaacCAGAGACCTTTTTGAGATTCCTTTCTCTAAGTAACTAGTTACTTTATCGTTAGGTAGCTAGTAACGTTACACCTTCAAATTagaggattcggctatttcagcacaCAGCCAGTAATTTCCATAGattaacattggcagtagaatggccttactgaaccGCTCAGTGACGTTCAATGTGGCACCCTCATAGGATGCAACATGTCCAACTAGTAAGTtcctcaaatttctgccctgctggagctgcccgggtcaattgtaagtgctgttattgtgacgtggaaacaTCTGGGAGCAAaaatggctcagctgcgaagtggtaggccacacaaactcacagaacgtgagtgctgaagcgcgtagcacatAAGTCAACTGTCCTTGTTTGCAACACACACTAAtgagttacaaactgcctctggaagcaaggtcagaacaagaactgttcgtcgcgagcttcatgaaatgggtttccatggctgagcagctgcacagaagcctaagatcaccatgcgcaatgccaagtgtggagtggtgtaaagctcgccgccatcggactctggagcagtggaaaagagttctctggagtgatgaatcacacttaaccatctggcagtccgacggatgaatctgtgtttggtggatgccaggagaacgctacctgccccaatgcatattgccaactgtaaagtttggtggagaaggaataatggtctggggctgtttttcatggttcggcctaggccccttagtttcagtaaagggaaatcttaacgctacagcctaaaatgacattctagatgattctgtgcttccaactttttggAAACAGTTTGGTCAAGgcgttttcctgtttcagcatgacaatgcccccatgcacaaagcgaggtccaaacagaaatagtttgtcaagatcggtgtggaagaacttggcaggcctgcacagagccctcacctcaactccatcgaacactgcgagccagtcctaatcgcccaacatcagtgcccgacctcactaatgctcttgtggctgaatggaagcaagtccccgcagcaatgttccagcatctagtggaaaaccttcccagaagagtggaggctgttatcgcagcaatgttccagcatctagtggaaaaccttcccagaagagtggaggctgttatagcagcaaaagggagaccaactccataatattaatgcccatgattttggaatgagatgtttgacgtgcaggtgtccacatacttttggtcacgtAGTGTAGTTGGAGTTGCTGATAGCTTATGATAGCAAGCTAGCTTCTCAGACTGAGCGCTCTTCTTTCTTCCATACAGTGGAATGATTGATActaatgtctgtctgttttccatgATCTAGTGAGCAGCAAAGATGGTGCTTCACCTTGATAAAGAGCATGCACTGTTGGAATGGGTAAGTCTGCTTTGTTTTCTGTGGTCGTAACCAATATAAGCTCTAAGTATGTCTTGCTAAATTTGAATACTTATTTTTTTCGTCACTAGGTTAACCACCTGAATGTGGACCTCCCGGTGCGGAGCATCAACGATTTACAGGATGGCATTTTGTTGATGAAGCTCGTCTATAAACTGTGAGTAAAAACAATGTTCCGTAATAGCTTAGAACCATAGATATTTGTCCTCGTCTGGATTTCGCTGACTTGGTAGTTTGCTTCTTCTCTGCTGTAGTAGCTTCTTATGTTGGTCATTGACGTCTGTGATTCTGACAGGAGAAAGGAAGAGCCCGCTAAGTCCTATTTGGACCAGCATGTCCAGGAGAGGCTGAAAGTGGTCTCTGACTTCCTGCAAGGTGAGTCACACTCACTGATCACTAGTCATGGTGGGGTGTAGTTTTCCCCCACAGACACATGGCTAATAGTCCTGCCGTTGTGTTTTTCCAGGTGACTGCAGGTGCAGCACGGAACGGGGAGCTCTCATCTCCTGGGACAACATCAGCAATGGCCTAAACCTGGAGGTGGAGTTATCCAAGGTATTAGGTTCATACACCTGGGTTTTATTCACTGACCAAATGTGATCTCGAGCCCTAGTATACATCATGAATTAATGGATGGAATGCTCAGAGGCCACTGCATTGTGTTGATGGATGGAATGCTCAGAGGCCACTGCATTGTGTTGATGGATGGAATGCTCAGAGGCCACTGCATTGTGTTGATGGATGGAATGCTCAGAGGCAACTGCATTGTGTTCAGCTCTACACTTGACCCAACTCTCTCTCAAAGCAAAGTTTATTGGTTACATGCATAGAATACATGGTGTAaatgatacagtgaaatgcttaattgcaAGCTCTCCTCAACAGTGCAATATACATTTTATCAAAAAATAATTATGTAgtacaaaaataaaacaaatagtaATGTTTGGAAATGTATACACCCAGTAAGAATATACAGTACTATAGACTATGAAATGTGCTGAGTTCATGATCCAGCCCATCTCTAACCTGTTATGAGAATTAAGTTCTTTAACCAATTAAAttactcagtctgctatatcaggatttgtaggatactgatagaaataaaaacagacagcggcccagtctacaatagtcaaatgtttattcACGGAACGTTCTCCCGATCATTAcatgtacattggtttatatacctctcATTTCATCATAAATGTCCCTCTAATACAATGATAATATAGTTTACAAGTCCTTCTCATATATTGCCTGCCACCTGTtgtacaatctactacaagcccaaggtctctcccctccctggttggggagacttccttccctgttatcagttccacagtggtcacaagttgtctgccacagttccttgCCTACCAACAGTCCCTCTTTCTCATGGACAAACATGACTCATCAGACAGGATATCATTCTGTTAGTTATaattctacgttaaatgtatacataatttagtcattattcataaaattcccaTCTCTAACCCAGATCCCTGGGTGGCCTGTTTTATACTTTGTGTTTTTCTCAGGTGCTTGTGCTCCTGTACTACCATAGTGTGATCAACAACCATGTTGACCTGAACCAACTGGAATACAAGTTTGAGGTAGGAGGGTCCTTGTGCTCTTAGTGGTATGCCACGAACTTACATTTTTCTTGTTGCCCGATAGCAGTGCAATTTATGTGACTAACTTCTGTTTTTCTTCCCTAAGGTTGAGCTTGCCTCCATGCTCCGCTTTGTATTGGACAATGAGAATAGCCTCTACTTGAGTGAGAACTTGGAGAAATATCTAAGGAAGAAGCGTAAGCCTTGACTCACATGTTTCAGGTTACGTTCAACAATTCACCTTATGGTTGCAGTACAGAAACACGcatgctctttctctctcagccctGTTTAGTTTCAACAGTGACATCTCCAGtacctcctcatcctccttgtTCAACGACGAGTCCCCAGTCTTCCATCGCAGAAAGAAGATTGGTTCAGTTCAGTTTCTGGACCTACAAACTGTTGCGTCCTCGTCTGTCAGGTATTACTCTGTCGCTCCATCTCTCCTCTGTTAGCGCTCACTCGTTCCTCTTCTAGTATCCTACCTATGGTATCCTAGCTACGGCCCTAGTGAGTTACTAGTCTAGAACAGATGATGTTTGCTAGCTGGTCTAATGATCTGTATGCTGGGTGGGAACACTGATCTGTGTGAGTAACCGGTGCCTTTTCCTGTTTTCTCCCACCCGCCTGTGCAGTTCTCCCCTGCAGGATGTGATGAACACTCCTCAGTTCCAGCTGAAGAAGCTGCAGAGGCAGCTGCGtcaggagagagacatgagggatgAGCTGGAGAAAGACCTGACCACCAGCGCCACCACCCTCACCCAGAGAGGTACCTACCTACCTGGCTCTGTCTGATTTTTAATAAGGATGTACCTGCTCTTTCACCACTACCTCCTCTGGATTCTTACTGTTCCTGCTGATGAGTTCTGGCTGAACTTGGGATATTGTTAATTATCAGGTATCCTATTGAAATATTCAATGATATAGTCTAGGGTTTACACCAGatgttaatggttatctgtaggaggaattggaacgctgactgcgagcatTGGGTGATTAAACTTGGTTGGAGCTTTCATAGTGCCCGTCGATTTCTTACTCTGatatttagaacctaacactgCTCTTTCACCCTCCTGTAGAGAGTCAGATCTGTCAGCTGCAGCACCGTATTGAGAAGCTGCTGAGGGAGCAAGCTGAGCAGGAGCAGGAGCCCCGGGATGAGCTACAAGAACTGCACAGCAAGAACGAGGggtaggaagggagagagagagaggggagggtcaCGGTCATGCTGAGGTAATGCTAGGTGTGTGTAACGGCATTCTCTACTAGGCTGCGGACCCGTCTCCATGAGGTGCTGAAGGAGTGCCAAGCGTTAAAGACCAACTCATCTCAGATGGAGCGGAAGGTGGATAGCCTGACAGAGGAGAATGGCACCCTTTCTGCCCAGGTGAAGGACTCTCCTTGTACACGTTTCCTTCAAGGCCCACTGCAGGAAAACATTAGattttccacactatgaggttgtgAAACTTATAAAACCCTTTTAGTGTGAGAGCTGTTTGATAAGACCGCCTGAAAttccagcctgttttggtgggatggagttttggcctgacaGGTGACCTCACCAGAAGGTATAAGTTAATGGACCAATAACAACACAGAGAGTTTCAAAACCTCtggcaataacagctagttttcaggttgCATATCCCTCCCTTTAAGCTTGTCCAATTAGACCCCTCACtcaaaccactcccagacagtcctagaaaaatgattgcttgagaaattggtcTTTGCTAATGAGCTATTTTGgtttatttttttaaccattttaatAGAAAAAATAATAACATGAAGGTACTAAATTGTTACTCAGAAAaggtttgatattgagataacaGCTGCAATTTAACCTTTTAAATCAAGTCATGAAGACCATACACAGCCTATAGGGATTTACTAACTGACAACTGTCTCATCATTTGTGTGTGTCAGATGCGTGAAGTGATTGCTCGGTTGGCGAGTGCTGAGGCTGAGGTGGACAGGCTGACTGAGGCTCAGGACTCTGCTCAGGGGGAGTGGAGCAGCAGACACTGCCACCTTCAGGCTGAACTCAACCAGGCCACTGCTCAGAAGGTGAGGCCTATAGAACAGGTCCCATATTCATGAAGCGTCTCCGAGTCGGAGTactgatcttggatcagttttgcctttgtACAACACAGTGACTAAAATTATACTTGGACAGAGGGGGCCTGCTTCTAGATCAGCACTCGGAGACGCTTTATGACAAGAGGCCCCAGAATATCTCAATTTGTGCTTGCTCTTTTTACGTTCTCTTCCTTCTTCTTTCTGTCTGTTAGGAGTGTCTGAGTGAACAGATGCTGATCCTGCAGAGCAAGATCTCCTCTCTAGAGGACGAGCTGAGTAAAGCCAAAATGCAGGAAAAAGGAGAGGTTATGGGCCCTATCTTGGAGGTTAGCATTTACCCAGATACTTAAAGCTGAACCAATTGTCACAATGTTCAAGGGTTACATTACATCCAACGTTTAGTTTCAGTGTTTTCAACCACACGTCCTTCCTTGTTTACCCCCACAGTGGGAGCAGCTGAAACAGGAGCTGGCTGATGCCACCCTCAGGCACGCAGAGTGTGAGTGCACCATCGCCCGTCTGAAGGGGGAGAAGGAGCAGGCTGCCACCCTGCATGCCCAGGAGAGGGCCTCGCTACAGGCAGAGAGCCAGAGACTGCAGGTCCTGGTGACTGAGCTCCAGGAAGCCCTGAGTGCTCTGCGCGCTGACAGAGAGGCTCTGGAGTTGGCCTCCAAGGAGGAGAGGGAGTCCCTGACTGCCCAGCTCCACACCCTGACTGCTGAGGTGGCCAGCCTTACCCAGACTGTACAACAAAGGGAGCAGGAGGTGAAGGCGCTGGGGGAGGAGGTGCAGCAGGAGTGCATGCAGAGAGGGGAGCTGAACCTGGCTATGGAGCGGCAGGAGAGGGAGGCCAGAGAGGAGATCCAGGAGCTGACCAGCCACGTGGACACCATGGGTGCCTCTctgaggaaggctgaggaggaggTGCAGGTCAGGGAGAAGCAGCTTACCAGGCAGCAGCAGGAGAGCGCTCTACAGAGGGAGGTCTTACAGGAGGAGATGGCTGCATCTGAGAAAGCGTTAAAAGAGCTGAAGGAGCAGGAAGAGGCCGTTAGAGAGGAGGCCACTCGACTGCACCAGGAGATAACTACACATGCTACGGACCTCTGCAGCCTGAGGCAGGAGCACACTGCTCTGCAGGAGCAATTGGCTAGGCAGCAAGAGGAGATCTCCCTAGAAAAGGAGGCACAGTCCGCAGCCCACAGGGAGAAGGAAGCGGTGAAGGAGGAGCTCTCTCAACTCCAGGATGAGGTGAGGAGCCTGGGGGAACAGATGGCCCAGCTGGAGGAGGCTCAGAGGGAGAAGGAGCGTCTCCTCCTCCAGTCCACAGAGAACATAGAGACCCTCCAGACAGAGAGAGCCGCTGCCTCGTCCCTCGCTGAAGCCAAAGACCTGGAGCTCAGCAGcctgagagaggaggtgagggccaggGAGGAGCAGCTAGCCATGCAACAAGAGGAGTACCGCTTACAGCAGGAGGAGCTACAGGAGGAGCTTGCAGCTCAGGAGAATGAAATCAGTAACATGAGAGAGCGGCTCGCTGGCCTGATGGACCAGATCTCTCTGCTGAAGGAGGTGTGTCAGGAGGGCAAAAACATGGAGGCCCTGAGAGAAGAGCACACTGCCCAGTTGGAGCAGCTGCGGCTAGTGAAGGAGCAGGTCGAAGAGGTCCAGGAGAGGAATGAGGAGACCTCGGCAGCTCTCAGGGAGAAGGAGTCGTCTctcagggagaaggaggagagccTCCGGAGGCTGGAGGAGGAGCTACAGTCCACCACCTCTCTGGCCTCCCAGAGACGACAGGAAGAACTGACCTCACTCAAGGAGGAAGTCATCTCGCtgcaggagggggtggagaggaggcgTGCAGCGGAGGCCCTGGCAGTTGAGGAGGCGAGGGAGGTGGCTAGGGAACAGGAGTCTAAACGTATGGAACTGGAGGAGAGCGTGTCAGCCCTACAGCAGCAGCTGGACTCAGCCATCCAGGACAATGATATGAAGAGACAGAAGTGTGAGAGGCTGGAGCAGGACCTGGAGCAGAGAGGAACACGGGTGGAAGAGCTGAGGCAGCAGGAGGATGGCGCCAGACTGGAGGCCACTCGACTCCACCAGGAGATCTCTACACATCTCAGCCATCTGGAGGTAGTgcagagggggaaggaggagctAGCCAGGCAGCAGGAGGAGCTGAGAGGGGAGGTGTCCCTCCATCAGCAGAGAGCTTCAGTGCTCCAGCAGAGCCTGGAGGAGCAGGAGATCGCTATGAGAGTGTTAAAGGAGCAGACGGAGAGCACCAGAGAGGAGGCCACTGTGAAGATGGAGGCCCTACAGGCTCAGCTGGAGGTAGTGTCATCTCTGGCCGCAGCTAAAGACCTGCAGCTCAGCACTCTGAGAGAGGAGGCCACTGCCTTACAGGAACAACTAGCTAAGAGGGAGCAGGAGATCTCCCTTCAGAAGGAGGTGCTGCAGGAGGCCCAAGGGGAGAAGGAGTCAGTGGAGGCACTGAGAGAGGAGCTGGCCAGGCAACAGGAGGAGCTGAGAGAGGAGCTAGTCCTCCAGCAGCAGAGAGCTCAGTCCTTAGAACAGAGCCTGGAGGAGCAGCAGGAGGCCCTGAAAGAGCTGACCgtgaaggaggagagagccagagaggaggCCACTCAACTCCGCCAGGAGATCTCCACACATCTCAGCCGTCTGGAGGAGGTgcagagggggaaggaggagctGAGGGAGCAGGAGGGAAAAGCAAGAGAGGAGACAACTGTGAAAATGGAGGCCCTACAGGCTCAGCTGGAGGTAGTGTCGTCTCTGGCCGCAGCTAAAGACCTGCAGCTCAGCACTCTGAGAGAGGAGGCCTCTCTACTCTGCCAGGAGAACACCAAACGGGCAGCTGATCTAAAGGACGTGCAGTGGGAGAAGATTCGTATGGAGAGCCTGTTGAACGAGGAGCACAGAGCCTTACAGGAGGAACTGGCCAA harbors:
- the numa1 gene encoding nuclear mitotic apparatus protein 1 isoform X2 → MVLHLDKEHALLEWVNHLNVDLPVRSINDLQDGILLMKLVYKLRKEEPAKSYLDQHVQERLKVVSDFLQGDCRCSTERGALISWDNISNGLNLEVELSKVLVLLYYHSVINNHVDLNQLEYKFEVELASMLRFVLDNENSLYLSENLEKYLRKKPLFSFNSDISSTSSSSLFNDESPVFHRRKKIGSVQFLDLQTVASSSVSSPLQDVMNTPQFQLKKLQRQLRQERDMRDELEKDLTTSATTLTQRESQICQLQHRIEKLLREQAEQEQEPRDELQELHSKNEGLRTRLHEVLKECQALKTNSSQMERKVDSLTEENGTLSAQMREVIARLASAEAEVDRLTEAQDSAQGEWSSRHCHLQAELNQATAQKECLSEQMLILQSKISSLEDELSKAKMQEKGEVMGPILEWEQLKQELADATLRHAECECTIARLKGEKEQAATLHAQERASLQAESQRLQVLVTELQEALSALRADREALELASKEERESLTAQLHTLTAEVASLTQTVQQREQEVKALGEEVQQECMQRGELNLAMERQEREAREEIQELTSHVDTMGASLRKAEEEVQVREKQLTRQQQESALQREVLQEEMAASEKALKELKEQEEAVREEATRLHQEITTHATDLCSLRQEHTALQEQLARQQEEISLEKEAQSAAHREKEAVKEELSQLQDEVRSLGEQMAQLEEAQREKERLLLQSTENIETLQTERAAASSLAEAKDLELSSLREEVRAREEQLAMQQEEYRLQQEELQEELAAQENEISNMRERLAGLMDQISLLKEVCQEGKNMEALREEHTAQLEQLRLVKEQVEEVQERNEETSAALREKESSLREKEESLRRLEEELQSTTSLASQRRQEELTSLKEEVISLQEGVERRRAAEALAVEEAREVAREQESKRMELEESVSALQQQLDSAIQDNDMKRQKCERLEQDLEQRGTRVEELRQQEDGARLEATRLHQEISTHLSHLEVVQRGKEELARQQEELRGEVSLHQQRASVLQQSLEEQEIAMRVLKEQTESTREEATVKMEALQAQLEVVSSLAAAKDLQLSTLREEATALQEQLAKREQEISLQKEVLQEAQGEKESVEALREELARQQEELREELVLQQQRAQSLEQSLEEQQEALKELTVKEERAREEATQLRQEISTHLSRLEEVQRGKEELREQEGKAREETTVKMEALQAQLEVVSSLAAAKDLQLSTLREEASLLCQENTKRAADLKDVQWEKIRMESLLNEEHRALQEELAKEQEELRGQVSLHQQRAAELQQSLEKKQEALRELKEQLVQQQEDSSLQKDLQEAQAAALQEEVVDALRREMTLHQQRASVLQQSLEEQEVAIREQEEKSTEEATLKMEALRAAKDLQLSTLTEKATTLQEQLAKREQEISLQTEALQEAHMEKESVEALREELARQQEELVLQQQRAQSLEQSLEEQQEALKELTVKEERARKEATLKMVALQAAKDLELSTLRQEATQLRQEISTHVSHLEEVKSEGPLREEHTALQEQLAKQQEDSSLQKDLQEAQAAALQEEVVDALRREVTLHQQRASVLQQSLEEQEVAMREQEERARQEATLKMEALQAAKDMQLSTMTEKATTLQEQLAKREQEISLQTEALQEARMEKESVETLREELARQQEELVLQQQRAQSLEQSLEEQQEALKELTVKEERARKEATLKMVALQAAKDLELSTLRQEATQLRQEISTHVSHLEEVKSEGPLREEHTALQEQLAKQQEDSSLQKDLQEAQATVLQEREAKEALRGEVSLHQQRSAELLQSLEEQKVAMREDLVMQKEEGQAAGQVEKEALLTRALQAEQNQSELEGSMAELRAQAESRESGQRQQLDALLLDKERLTEGNQVLEMKCSAAQRLEAVLQAELALLTEQMEGTELEKQVRDLREQLAANTEVVDHYKTQVEKAKSHYSGKKQQLVESQEQVTELQRSLEVREHEVNAVTTEMKLLQKELEKTRSKEKSLSSKVNTLEAQLAFADRHLREQSQVRPEGGPGRIEKMRGGRESVYLKVPQSQTHQETSGDSLDLSLDDSLNTTTRPLRPDESSTPLVRSSERVAAKRRALGGDSLETLYFTPMNNRQISRSSTERRLEGSITSLGELALDSARKRPPTSSARRRRTTQVINITMSKKTPGRGGAGGDSDNETFYSLASVRSHPNITGRTHTARPVSMEIFHTPGEPAVALSDQLLSLPGYRRSTVHVAAPQSTGQFCVGAENEPEHAADDWLRIAELQARNQSCLPHLKSSYPLESRPSLGPSFEFTDDDLRMGDPTETIRRASVMPGQIQESLSSHRLSLHPGPADSTTATRPAYGSHRLSLMPPKPKASSTLNNQNTHNLRGSNLSLKRSAKDQEPDTPEAKRMATSCFPRPLTPKGGRFSSSNNRQPLSPAERRQSMVFSIDNTPRKAASKSGFLQRGMSKIRSSTRKSPGNKSSRVPRSGDGKSPRSGAGSVKSPQPGGKAQRKSPRTNSIKSPVNPTSTRKMNFRRKM
- the numa1 gene encoding nuclear mitotic apparatus protein 1 isoform X3, with the protein product MVLHLDKEHALLEWVNHLNVDLPVRSINDLQDGILLMKLVYKLRKEEPAKSYLDQHVQERLKVVSDFLQGDCRCSTERGALISWDNISNGLNLEVELSKVLVLLYYHSVINNHVDLNQLEYKFEVELASMLRFVLDNENSLYLSENLEKYLRKKPLFSFNSDISSTSSSSLFNDESPVFHRRKKIGSVQFLDLQTVASSSVSSPLQDVMNTPQFQLKKLQRQLRQERDMRDELEKDLTTSATTLTQRESQICQLQHRIEKLLREQAEQEQEPRDELQELHSKNEGLRTRLHEVLKECQALKTNSSQMERKVDSLTEENGTLSAQMREVIARLASAEAEVDRLTEAQDSAQGEWSSRHCHLQAELNQATAQKECLSEQMLILQSKISSLEDELSKAKMQEKGEVMGPILEWEQLKQELADATLRHAECECTIARLKGEKEQAATLHAQERASLQAESQRLQVLVTELQEALSALRADREALELASKEERESLTAQLHTLTAEVASLTQTVQQREQEVKALGEEVQQECMQRGELNLAMERQEREAREEIQELTSHVDTMGASLRKAEEEVQVREKQLTRQQQESALQREVLQEEMAASEKALKELKEQEEAVREEATRLHQEITTHATDLCSLRQEHTALQEQLARQQEEISLEKEAQSAAHREKEAVKEELSQLQDEVRSLGEQMAQLEEAQREKERLLLQSTENIETLQTERAAASSLAEAKDLELSSLREEVRAREEQLAMQQEEYRLQQEELQEELAAQENEISNMRERLAGLMDQISLLKEVCQEGKNMEALREEHTAQLEQLRLVKEQVEEVQERNEETSAALREKESSLREKEESLRRLEEELQSTTSLASQRRQEELTSLKEEVISLQEGVERRRAAEALAVEEAREVAREQESKRMELEESVSALQQQLDSAIQDNDMKRQKCERLEQDLEQRGTRVEELRQQEDGARLEATRLHQEISTHLSHLEVVQRGKEELARQQEELRGEVSLHQQRASVLQQSLEEQEIAMRVLKEQTESTREEATVKMEALQAQLEVVSSLAAAKDLQLSTLREEATALQEQLAKREQEISLQKEVLQEAQGEKESVEALREELARQQEELREELVLQQQRAQSLEQSLEEQQEALKELTVKEERAREEATQLRQEISTHLSRLEEVQRGKEELREQEGKAREETTVKMEALQAQLEVVSSLAAAKDLQLSTLREEASLLCQENTKRAADLKDVQWEKIRMESLLNEEHRALQEELAKEQEELRGQVSLHQQRAAELQQSLEKKQEALRELKEQLVQQQEDSSLQKDLQEAQAAALQEEVVDALRREMTLHQQRASVLQQSLEEQEVAIREQEEKSTEEATLKMEALRAAKDLQLSTLTEKATTLQEQLAKREQEISLQTEALQEAHMEKESVEALREELARQQEELVLQQQRAQSLEQSLEEQQEALKELTVKEERARKEATLKMVALQAAKDLELSTLRQEATQLRQEISTHVSHLEEVKSEGPLREEHTALQEQLAKQQEDSSLQKDLQEAQAAALQEEVVDALRREVTLHQQRASVLQQSLEEQEVAMREQEERARQEATLKMEALQAAKDMQLSTMTEKATTLQEQLAKREQEISLQTEALQEARMEKESVETLREELARQQEELVLQQQRAQSLEQSLEEQQEALKELTVKEERARKEATLKMVALQAAKDLELSTLRQEATQLRQEISTHVSHLEEVKSEGPLREEHTALQEQLAKQQEDSSLQKDLQEAQATVLQEREAKEALRGEVSLHQQRSAELLQSLEEQKVAMREDLVMQKEEGQAAGQVEKEALLTRALQAEQNQSELEGSMAELRAQAESRESGQRQQLDALLLDKERLTEGNQVLEMKCSAAQRLEAVLQAELALLTEQMEGTELEKQVRDLREQLAANTEVVDHYKTQVEKAKSHYSGKKQQLVESQEQVTELQRSLEVREHEVNAVTTEMKLLQKELEKTRSKEKSLSSKVNTLEAQLAFADRHLREQSQVRPEGGPGRIEKMRGGRESVYLKVPQSQTHQETSGDSLDLSLDDSLNTTTRPLRPDESSTPLVRSSERVAAKRRALGGDSLETLYFTPMNNRQISRSSTERRLEGSITSLGELALDSARKRPPTSSARRRRTTQKTPGRGGAGGDSDNETFYSLASVRSHPNITGRTHTARPVSMEIFHTPGEPAVALSDQLLSLPGYRRSTVHVAAPQSTGQFCVGAENEPEHAADDWLRIAELQARNQSCLPHLKSSYPLESRPSLGPSFEFTDDDLRMGDPTETIRRASVMPGQIQESLSSHRLSLHPGPADSTTATRPAYGSHRLSLMPPKPKASSTLNNQNTHNLRGSNLSLKRSAKDQEPDTPEAKRMATSCFPRPLTPKGGRFSSSNNRQPLSPAERRQSMVFSIDNTPRKAASKSGFLQRGMSKIRSSTRKSPGNKSSRVPRSGDGKSPRSGAGSVKSPQPGGKAQRKSPRTNSIKSPVNPTSTRKEPEVLVGKPIHLSR